The following proteins are encoded in a genomic region of Pseudomonadota bacterium:
- a CDS encoding ferritin family protein: MEDRKLAELVDIAIQREIEAHDFYVGLHDKVQDAAAKDALDSLAKEEKRHRTFLEEYKAGKLGADALRLTQVIDYKIAEHLERPDPAKNLESKDVYLVAAHREQSSWAFYSGLAAVHPDGPAKEMLLRMATEEKRHKEKVEYLYSNTAFPQTAGG, from the coding sequence GATCCAGCGCGAGATCGAGGCGCACGATTTCTACGTGGGGCTCCACGACAAGGTGCAGGACGCCGCCGCCAAGGACGCGCTCGACTCCCTGGCCAAGGAGGAGAAGAGGCACCGGACGTTCCTGGAGGAGTACAAGGCGGGCAAGCTCGGCGCGGACGCCCTCCGACTCACGCAGGTGATCGACTACAAGATCGCCGAGCACCTCGAGAGGCCGGACCCGGCGAAGAACCTGGAGAGCAAGGACGTCTACCTCGTGGCCGCCCACCGGGAGCAGAGCTCCTGGGCGTTCTACTCGGGGCTCGCCGCCGTGCACCCGGACGGTCCGGCGAAGGAGATGCTGCTGCGCATGGCCACCGAGGAGAAGCGGCACAAGGAGAAGGTCGAGTACCTCTACTCGAACACCGCGTTCCCGCAGACCGCGGGCGGCTGA